Part of the Musa acuminata AAA Group cultivar baxijiao chromosome BXJ2-7, Cavendish_Baxijiao_AAA, whole genome shotgun sequence genome is shown below.
CCTTACGTCGATAGATCTTTTGTCAAGTGTCTTCTTCAGCTCTGCAAGTGTTTCCAAACCACTTATATCTATTGCTGTTACGGCTGTATGGATTTGGAGCTTATGGTTAGTGTACAAATAATAGATTAAATTTCTCTGGGTCACTTGTACAGTAAACTTGTTTGTTAAACTTAGGATGAGTATTTTCTGATTATAATTCTACGTACCAGCCATGTCCAGTATAATGCATTTAAGGGAACTCTCATTCaacttttttattttctcttcctcttctcgaaCCCATCTCAAGATCCTGCACATAAGAATAACAATACATGTAACTTTTATCAAGAAAGAATACAGCTGTGTTTAGAGAATTTGATCATCAGTTGCTCTATTAATTAGTCACTAGCCGAAAGAGATGCAAATCTTGCACCTTGGGCAATTAGACGTAGACCAATATAGATAAACAATAGGCCTGCTCTAAACTGGAAGTGCCTTCGGGTTCAGGTGTTTTTGGATTCCCAATCTCAAGCTAGCTTTATATCTATTTCAAAACAATACTTATGCTCTAATTTTTACAGTTAGCTTTCTGCCCGTTTTTCAGTGACCATTTATTCAGCTAAATCATTTCATTCTCTGGGTTATATTTGATCCATGAACTCTAATAAGGCAATTTAAGGTGTAGGTGAGTACTGTAAAGTTTTGTTGGCCCTTATATCTGGATTACAAAGATTCTGAATAATGGCAAGATCTTGAATATGTTACCAAATACTGACACCAGCCCAAACTAACCTTTCTTGCAGATATATTGAATTGGTGAAATAGATGGGGGATTCAATGCCAAGGATTAGAAATGAAGGCAGCTGTACAGCCTCCCTGTATTGCGCCAGATTTCTGTAACTGTTTGTTCCTGGGACATTCCCCATGATCACTGTGTTTGGCCTAGTAACATGAACCAGAATTTTGAATAAAGATACGCCCACCTGCAAAACATGGAAAGATTATAAAACAGCAAATTTTGGCGTAGTTAAAGGTACATATCATCGAACTGGAATGCTTCCCTTGGTTTGTTAAAGCAGAAACTGCAGTAGAATAATGAAGAATGTTTACAGCTATGGCGAGGCCCGTCTGTACTGAGATGAGAAGAACCCCAAAGAAAGCACTCATACAAGCCAGGAAATCAAATTTATCCACCTTCCACAGCAGAAATGCACCTCGAACATCGATCAGTCCGATCACTGCAACAATAATGATCGCCGACAACATGACGTTGGGAGTATAATAGAACAGTGGCATGAGAAATAGCATGGTGAAGAGCACTGCAGATGCCATGACTATGTTGGATACTGCCGTTTTACATCCAGCGTTGTAGTTTACAGCTGACCTTGAGAATGAACCTGGGTTGTATTTTCCAACAAAAGAACAAGAGATTTTATGGTTAGTTTTACATGTAGCATGTTGATTTGACTACAGCCTATATAACAAGAATAGCTACTTGTTGCTATATGTACTAATTTTGTGTTACCACTTGTGATGTAGCATGAAGCACATGACCCTGCCATGTTCATGGCTCCTAAGGCCACCATCTCTTTGTTGCCATCAATCTGATAATTTTTCAGAGAAGCAAATGTCCTCCCCACAGCCATTCCTTCCTGTAACCCACAGTAAGTTCGTGCTTGTTATTTCAAGAGGGATGAACTCAGTCGTTTTTCCTTTTCAGCAATGGAAGATTTTGAATCTACAATTTACCAAAATGAGTTGAAAGGTTTAGTGTGTTACAGTGAGAGCCAATATTCCAGTAATTATTCCAGTTCTGATGGCAAGACTCAAGTAGGGGCCTCTAAAGAACAGCATGTTCACTGAAGGAGGATTCACCCCTTTCTGCAAATGCCCAATCTGTTTAACACCAAGAAGTTAGAacaagaagaaacaaagaaactTCAATTTCTttctggcatgaagattcttactGTTTTGATGCCATGGTTTTGAGCTTTGAAGATAAAGGAAAGGACAGTGGAGAGAATCACTGAAGTTAGAGGAGCTGCTGCTGATACCCAGAACAGCTTGGGTCTTCTGGAGCTCTGATTCATATGAGTTCTAAAGTCATTCCAAAGCATAAACCAGCAAACAGTGCAGAGAAAGCAACAAGTAAAAGCTGAAGTTGATGCTAATTAGCTTAGCACATGTCGATCACTACCATGTTCTGATCATCGATCTCTTAGGAATTGAAAGGGAGAGCTATCAAGCATAAGGATGGAATTAGAGCTTACTATATGCCTTGCCACCAACAGAAAAACCAGGAATGAGAGCCCCATCACTACCGTTTGCCAAGCCCACTGCTCAAAACAAGAAGAGAGATAAAGATCAGCCGGTAAGACACCTTAATCTTAGCAAAGCATCTTCACCCATTCTTCTAACACCTTGTTCTTACCTCTGTCCTGTTCTCAAGAACAGACTGCATCACTGGAATGATCCCCATCTTGGTGGTGAAGTGAACTATGCCAAGCAGTCCTTTGAGCTGCTGAAGTGATACGATGACCGCTGCACCTCCCATGAATCCTGTCAACGTCGGTTTTGATAGAAAGTCCACTATGAAACCCAACCTATAAGCACCGGGCATCACTTGTGAGATCAAGATTTACTCAAAACAAAATTCTATGTAGTGTTCTTGTGGCGCAAGCATTGTATACCTCAGAAGACCCAAGCTGGCTTCGAAAACACCAGCAAAGAAAGTAGCTGTGAAAGCTAGTTGAAGATACAAGATAGGCTCCTTGTCAGGAGAGACCACCTCTCTCAGCATGGATCCCATCACTAGAGATGCAATGGATACCGGGCCAACAGCGAGATCTCTTGAGCTCCCAAGAACAGAATAGATCAAGGGTGGCACAAAGCTGGAATCTGTTGCATCCGATCCAGTATAACAAGATCAATAACATTCATTGGTGTTCATCCTGGTGTTCTTATGAGCTAGTTTCAGTAGATGGTTTGGACTTACAGAGGCCAATAATGGGAGGCAAACCTGCAAGCTTAGCGTAGCTTATTCCCTGTTACAGAGAACAGAGAGGACAGTAAGTCTTTCTACACAGGCACAGGTAATTTAGCATCGGTAAAGCTTCTCATACTTGTGGGATAGCCAAGCTAGCAATGGTGACGCCTGAGATGGCATCAGACTTGAGGAGGCGAAGGCTGTATTCAGAGCCCCACTGGAAGATTGGGAAGAGATACTGGAGAGCCAAGACCAGCTTCCGGAACAAAGACTTGTTCTTGAACTGGTGGAGGGGATCATCAGGGAAGAAGACCTCGGAAAGCCTCTGCTTGAGAGATTGGAGGGTGGGGTTGTCTTGTGGTGCAGGGACCTTGTGGACCTCCAAAGGTTTCAAGCTCGGCGTGGGGATGGGCAAGGAAGCTTCAAGTTCACTGGCATATGGGAAGCTCTCCACTCTGTTGGAGCTTCCCACCATGTTTGGAGGGAAGAAGGAGAGCAAATCAAGGACCAACACGGGAATGCGACAAGGCACATGAGCTTGGAGAAACAAGCATGACAAAGGAGCTACTTATAGAGTGGTGGAAGAACAATGTGATGAACCACCCTATTTTCCCTTCAATGAATGAAGTCCTCATGATTTGCCAACCCAAATATATTATTGTTGTGGTGAATTTTGGCAGgaatttgagaaagaaaggagGACCTGTGTTTATTAATAACTGGACAGGAATCCTTTGCTTTAAAGACAATAAGAAAAATAATTGCAGGTAAAGCAGATTCATTCAATGAATACACACACTTGTTGAACACACAAAACCACTTTCTCTGGGTAAAACTCCACTCCCAGCTGAAGTAGATCATATAGGTTTAGCGTGGGTATTGTTAGATGTCGGTGTGCTGCGCGTGGAGGCAAACTTGGAAGAGTACTAGAAGCATCATTATCATGAGGAGAATAAATGCCATTCTGCGCATAAACATCTTatgtaaattcacaagtgtggtggAATGATTTCTTTGGACATTTTCTTTCTGAGGGAATGTTCTTGAACTGTTCATAGTATCTGCATGTCAGCTGCTTCACACACCGCTAGATTCTCCGAGGCAAAGCAGCAGCAGTTCATTTCAGTGAAGCAAAAGCCAAGACGCAGAATGGAGACTGGCTGAAACAAATGCCTCGCGTCAAAGACATTGatggaaatatatgaattaaataGGCCATTGATTCATCCAAATCTACCATATCTCTCCATTATTAGCGTAGGTTTGAAGCTTTGGCTTTCTCCACACTCAGAACTCTTCTACGAATCTAAACAAGCATTTACTTGAAGTAGCAACTCAACAGAGATCATTTGGATTGCTGCATGAAAAAATCCCCCTCGAACATATGATCTGATGGAGTATCTCACTCGAATAGCTGCAACAACTTGTTCTGCAACCTCAAGCAAGAAATCTCATGAAGATAACTGAATTGTTGGATGATTTCAGTGTCTCCCTGTATAGTATTCGATTACTTTTCTATATACCATTCCacattattcttataattatcCATTTATGTTATAAACAGTGAAATTGTGTTCATCCACCAGTAATGACAGATTGAAGAGTTGCAACATCTAACAATTGCCCTTAAAAAAACTGTATATGTCAGATCCAGATACTcttattctctctctcttctttgatATATATTAGAGTCTACAGGTGATACAAACAAAGTGTTTACCTACCTGCTACCTCCTCTCAGATGCTGATAGATAAGTCATGGAGtataacatctctctctctctctctctctctctctctctaaatgttGCATGCTTGTGTTTTAGGGTAGCTATAGAATGACAAACTTGAAAGTTTACAGGACCCGAAGGCTTTCATGGACAATGACAAGTAAATGAAGGTACATTGGAATTaagaactagagagagaggacggaaaaggaaggaagaagagaagccaTTGTTATTGTATGATAACGAACAGGATTCCTTCATATGCGGTGAGGAGTAAGCGCTCAAGTACACGCCCTGAGCTCACACTGGGAATCTGGAACTGTGTCCGTCTCGTCAAGCTTCAGTAGCAGCAGTTCTGGTCCGGCGACAATCACCTTCACCTCCCTCCTCTCACTCTCACTCTTATCAATCCTTAACGGCAATCCAAACATGTGTTTTCAGCGTGTAACTGAGCCACCTTTCCCTCAGCATGCAAGATGAGTTGACTGGCACCCCAAAAATGGTCAAGATATCACTGAAGAGAGAGCACTAGTAATTTGATTCTATCAAAAACAACATTTTGATCCAGACTGGTATTTCAGAAATGCAAAAAACTTCTTACgtacattacagagcgtgcaaaCAAATGCAAATATCTTGATGTTATTAAAAGTCCATAGTAATAATTTAGCACCAGGAGCTACGAGTATATGCCATGGATATCCCACAGTAATGGGGGTAGCTGCACTGACATTTCTTGGGGGTGCCATGATAGGGTGATTGACTTCTCCTTtcccatcatcctctcctttcccTCGGAGCCTGAGATGTCAACTCTGAATGAAGCTTCAGAGATACAAGAACAAGATGTTTCACTGACCATTCTGCTTCTGAGCTTTAGAGCCTGATAGTACAAACTCTTCCACTTTGATCTTTCCAATGAGTGACTAAAGCACCAGGGGGGAAGTGCTTCTCTTACTCTGTGCCATGTTTAAACTCCAAAGGCTACTCATGAACCAATTCCTGAATCCAACAGGAATACTATCATCTTTCAAAGACCCATATTTGTTGAAACATCAAGTGAGAATGATGCATCTCAAGTGGAGATCTACATGTGGCTGTTAATTTTTGTaagctcttttttctttcttctcgttCACATTGCTTTAAAGAGGATGCTTTGGTGCTGCATGAAGAGTGAGGAGGGGGAAGAAGAAGTGGGAAGGAGTGCTCAGACCAATGACTAATTGCTGAATGCTGCAGCATATCTTGTGATCACTCTCACAAATTATTCCTCCACTGGCAGAGTTTCCTGGTCCTCAGAATGATACACTTGTCACTTCGCTCCTTCTCCACCAGAAATGGCTATGGTGGTGGCTAATATTTGCACCAACCATAGCTCACTGACTCCCTGCTAATGCAGAGAAATCACTGGAGAACTTTGGAAGCCAGACAGTCAAGATATGGTTCTAAGAACTTGATACTGAAGCAGAAGATGACACCACATAACTTTGATTCGATGGCACATTTCTTGACACTGTCTTGTTGTTCTTGGATACGTATGATGAGTTCCTTTGTATTCAGATAAAACATGACCAAGCTTTTGGCTGGTGTTTGGAAGAAATTTTTTTGACAGAAACAAGCTTTCAGAAGGTTAGTCTTTGAGCAGGTTAAGGACAAGTAGGCATCAAGCACGCAATTGCTGAATGCAATAGACTAGTGCAGTTCCTGCTGTGCCTTATGCACCTatgatggaggagaagaagagaacgaGGAAATGGCAAACCTAGCTATAGTATCTTAGACAAGTAGGACACTGCTCTCAAGCATCATGTAAGGATCCAGTGTCATGACACTGCTGCTGCTACAATGCACTTGCTTTTGCAGGTAGTAGCAGACACATCTGCAGCTGCCATGTCAAGGAGAGATTTGGCTGCCGGTGAGACTGGAAAATGAGGAGCAGCAGCAATCCTGAGGTTGCGATCAGTGATGCACATCTTTCAACCTGTTGAAGGGATCTGAGTTGGACAGCAAATGCAGTGGTAGAGCTTTGGCTTACTGAGATCCCTCCTTCCACAAGAATAGCCACATGGAAACACAAGGGTGTGAGATTAATGAATGATTGCAGTGCTCAATAGGGGAcattaaaagaagagaaaaataaggaCCAATAGTACCACTACCTATTTATATGACTCTTCAGCTCTGAATAATCTTTGTGACTTCTGATCTTGATTGAGTAAATAAATCAcatattttcattatttattagCTGTGATTATGTTAATCAACTCAAAGGGGGACAAAGAATTATCAGTTGTAACATTAAAATGTGATGATTATTAAAAGAAAAACTTTATATGAGCTCACAATTAGGTCACAAAGCCTAAAAGAAAGTTATTCTAAGCCACAATTTGGATAGAAATCCACCAAGGAGTAACATAGTTTGGAAGCATTTCTACCACCCTATTTTATATGACTAGTAATAAATTAGATGACCATTGTAATAAGTGTATTAATATAGAGGAAGCATTTCTACCACCCTTGTTTACAagtttatatgcatatatattggaaTTTGTTACGTAGAACTCTTTCGATAAGTAAGATCTATACTAACGTCTTATACTAAGATCGTGTgttaatcataatttcaaaattcatTATTAGGAAggtaaatttattttttccttcATGAGGTTCTCTAAATAATGCTATATTACACTCGTAATAATAGATGAAATCGTGTCTATCACtcactaaaataaaaatatttgttttttcAATAGTGGATGAAGAAATCAATTAGTCATTATATTTACGAATTGAAAGagaattatctaatccatatagccTTAACAAtggcataaaaatcatattattcaattttatttatttatgtatgtatatattttaaGAGACGATACTATACAAATATCATGATAGACTAAGCTTAGTATATGATATGAAAGATTCAATTGTGGATTTGCAAAGGGGACACTATCATGAAatttaatcttaaaattaaaaattattaatattttttttaaaaatatataatataactttaaatatttttaaattgatcaaatcataaaatcattaggtgTCAATCCTTTTGCAACACCTTAACCTTAATTGAAATGATCAAATTAACTTAAAGCAAATAGGTGTTCCGGCTAGAatctaattaaatttatataaatcTGATCTAAAATCACCATAACACAGATGTAATTGGATCTGAATTTATTCTATTTGGGTCGTACAAGTTTGAACTGAAAAGAATTAATTCGAAATCATCTTGAACTATTCGATATCTAATTAGGGGTCATTGACTGGGCCACAAGGGGCCGCATAAGACTCGACCTATCAAATTAGGCAACTAATAAGAAGAATTCCTttctttgaattttcatcaatttcataccaataaaataaaaggaaaattatTAATCAAAGCTGGATTTTCTCCATTTTCTGAATTTTCTTTTGAGAGACAAGAGTTTGATTTTGtcccattattatttttatttttcatatatttatttCGACCAACCAAGGAAGATGGCCGACCTGAGAAGCCACAGTAAGAGACCGCGGACGTTGGCCACGGTGGATCAAGGGCAATCTCGTAATTCTcggcttctcttccttcttctcaccCTCTCATTAACGTTGACGGTGATTCTTCCGACCTGTTAAGccgaaacctctctctctctctcttcgttccCCTTCTCTCCGCATTCGCCTCTATTCCTTGACTCGGAAGCTTAACCGGATCGCAGCTCTTCTTCGCCTCCTTCCGCCCCGATCTCGGCCCTCCCAAGCCCTAGATTTCTGGGGTTTCGGCTCATCAACCCGCGGATCTCTCCGCCCCTGCTCCGCCTCCGCGCCGTCTCCCGTCTCATCCGAAAAGATGGTACGTTCGATCTTTGCTCGTGCCCTTAATCGCCTTCTTTGCTTAAGTGATGTTATATCTTGATGGTTGTTCGTTTCTTGGGTTTCGCGTGCCTCATCATTAAGAGGCTGAACTATCTATAGAACTTGTTTTGTATTGGTGTCTGATGGTCGTTCGTTTCTTTTTCTGTGTTGATTTGGTACCCGTGGCAACTGCTGCAGCCTCTCAGACTAGAAATCAAGGTATGTGATCCTAACCCTTGTGTAGATTTTGGTAGATTTTAGTTGGATCTTATGTCTGGGTTGAACTCTATTGTCAAATACATGTTACATTTGAATGGTATTTGTCTCGAATTGTGCTTACAGTTTATCTGTGTGTCAGAGGAAACTTGCCCAAAGGTCGGAAAGGGTGAAATCGGTAGATCTACATCCATCGGAGCCATGGTAAGGATGAATGCCTTTTTCTACACTCCCATTCTGATAATTATGGAAAGGGTGATGCAGGTTTTCAATACCATATGATATGCCACCCTACATTAATCTTTTTATTGCAGGATTCTTGCAAGTCTTTATTCTGGAAGTGTTTGTATCTGGAACTATCAATCACAGGCAAGTCACCTGTTTTTAATATGTTGTATTTGTACCTTGGCTGAATAAACTTTTAGAATCGTTCTTGACCACTCGTTAATGAGATTGAGCAGCCACATTATGTGGTCAATGTGTGTATATACCAACATGCTTTTGGAACTGATACACCTTCATATTTGAGATGATACTTATTGTA
Proteins encoded:
- the LOC135616943 gene encoding probable sulfate transporter 3.4 isoform X1, which produces MVGSSNRVESFPYASELEASLPIPTPSLKPLEVHKVPAPQDNPTLQSLKQRLSEVFFPDDPLHQFKNKSLFRKLVLALQYLFPIFQWGSEYSLRLLKSDAISGVTIASLAIPQGISYAKLAGLPPIIGLYSSFVPPLIYSVLGSSRDLAVGPVSIASLVMGSMLREVVSPDKEPILYLQLAFTATFFAGVFEASLGLLRLGFIVDFLSKPTLTGFMGGAAVIVSLQQLKGLLGIVHFTTKMGIIPVMQSVLENRTEWAWQTVVMGLSFLVFLLVARHISSRRPKLFWVSAAAPLTSVILSTVLSFIFKAQNHGIKTIGHLQKGVNPPSVNMLFFRGPYLSLAIRTGIITGILALTEGMAVGRTFASLKNYQIDGNKEMVALGAMNMAGSCASCYITSGSFSRSAVNYNAGCKTAVSNIVMASAVLFTMLFLMPLFYYTPNVMLSAIIIVAVIGLIDVRGAFLLWKVDKFDFLACMSAFFGVLLISVQTGLAIAVGVSLFKILVHVTRPNTVIMGNVPGTNSYRNLAQYREAVQLPSFLILGIESPIYFTNSIYLQERILRWVREEEEKIKKLNESSLKCIILDMAAVTAIDISGLETLAELKKTLDKRSIDLLLANPVLEVAQKLSQLGTWELFGSEQICMTVGEAVAASSYKAQTSACILHRTSV
- the LOC135616943 gene encoding probable sulfate transporter 3.4 isoform X2, translating into MVGSSNRVESFPYASELEASLPIPTPSLKPLEVHKVPAPQDNPTLQSLKQRLSEVFFPDDPLHQFKNKSLFRKLVLALQYLFPIFQWGSEYSLRLLKSDAISGVTIASLAIPQGISYAKLAGLPPIIGLYSSFVPPLIYSVLGSSRDLAVGPVSIASLVMGSMLREVVSPDKEPILYLQLAFTATFFAGVFEASLGLLRLGFIVDFLSKPTLTGFMGGAAVIVSLQQLKGLLGIVHFTTKMGIIPVMQSVLENRTEWAWQTVVMGLSFLVFLLVARHISSRRPKLFWVSAAAPLTSVILSTVLSFIFKAQNHGIKTIGHLQKGVNPPSVNMLFFRGPYLSLAIRTGIITGILALTEGMAVGRTFASLKNYQIDGNKEMVALGAMNMAGSCASCYITSGSFSRSAVNYNAGCKTAVSNIVMASAVLFTMLFLMPLFYYTPNVMLSAIIIVAVIGLIDVRGAFLLWKVGVSLFKILVHVTRPNTVIMGNVPGTNSYRNLAQYREAVQLPSFLILGIESPIYFTNSIYLQERILRWVREEEEKIKKLNESSLKCIILDMAAVTAIDISGLETLAELKKTLDKRSIDLLLANPVLEVAQKLSQLGTWELFGSEQICMTVGEAVAASSYKAQTSACILHRTSV